A stretch of the Capsicum annuum cultivar UCD-10X-F1 chromosome 10, UCD10Xv1.1, whole genome shotgun sequence genome encodes the following:
- the LOC107845740 gene encoding putative glucose-6-phosphate 1-epimerase yields MGQYAPVWDHKAAVELTKKLSGINQVTLRNPKGASVRVSLLGGQVTSWRNDRGEELLFSSSKAIPKSSKAARGGISVSFPQYGNSGSVEQHGFARNIIWTIEDDPPSLKSFDTQGQSFIDLLLKLSEDELKFSPHVFEFRLRVALASDGSLSLISRIRNINSKPFKFAFAYQTYFSVSNISEVRLEGLETLDYRDNLCPKELFTEQGDAITFETEVDRVYHRSPYCIAVLDHERKRTYLIKKEGLPDTVVWNPWQKKSKAMGDLGNEEYKHMLCVDGAAIEKPIILKPGKEWAGRVELVVVPSTLYSDDF; encoded by the exons ATGGGGCAGTATGCACCTGTCTGGGATCATAAAGCGGCGGTGGAACTAACAAAAAAGTTGAGTGGGATTAATCAGGTCACGCTTCGCAATCCTAAGGGTGCATCTGTTCGG GTTAGCTTGCTGGGAGGACAAGTTACTTCTTGGCGGAATGATCGAGGTGAAGAGCTCCTCTTCTCCAGCAGTAAG GCCATCCCCAAATCTTCGAAAGCTGCACGAGGAGGAATCTCTGTTTCCTTTCCCCAG TATGGAAATAGTGGATCAGTTGAGCAACATGGATTTGCCAGAAACATAATTTGGACCATTGAAGACGACCCTCCATCTCTGAAATCATTTGATACCCAAGGACAATCTTTCATTGACTTGCTGCTCAAACTATCAGAAGATGAGCTGAAGTTCTCTCCTCATGT CTTTGAGTTTCGCCTTCGGGTTGCTCTTGCATCAGATGGAAGCTTGTCCCTGATATCTCGTATAAGAAACATCAATAGCAAGCCATTCAAATTCGCCTTTGCTTACCAAACATATTTTTCTGTTTCTAACATTAG CGAAGTGCGCCTAGAAGGTTTGGAAACACTGGACTATCGTGACAATCTATGCCCGAAAGAACTCTTTACAGAACAAGGAGATGCCATAACATTTGAGACTGAG GTGGACCGCGTCTATCATCGTTCTCCTTATTGCATTGCTGTTCTTGATCATGAAAGGAAGCGAACATATCTGATAAAAAAGGAAGGGCTACCAGATACTG TGGTATGGAACCCCTGGCAAAAGAAATCCAAAGCAATGGGAGACCTTGGCAATGAAGAGTACAAGCATATGCTTTGTGTTGATGGTGCAGCAATTGAAAAGCCCATCATCTTGAAGCCGGGAAAGGAATGGGCAGGTCGCGTGGAGCTTGTGGTGGTACCATCAACCCTTTACAGCGACGATTTTTAG